A stretch of the Gracilinanus agilis isolate LMUSP501 chromosome 4, AgileGrace, whole genome shotgun sequence genome encodes the following:
- the C4H3orf70 gene encoding UPF0524 protein C3orf70 homolog, with amino-acid sequence MHVVGVPPAEIQVLSEVLELQRKYVYQPMTPVEQLPSTEIPAKPREPTNTIQISVSLTEHFLKFASVFRPPLPRDSPRYCTISDLFIDSYQVKCINGKMCYVQKQALPHPHPASPEDVSAHDALISKESNTPKINHCSSPSSSEDSGINAIGAHYMESCDEDTEEGAELSSEEDYSPESSWEPDECTLLSPSQSDLEVIETIETTV; translated from the exons ATGCATGTAGTAGGTGTTCCACCTGCTGAGATCCAGGTGCTGTCCGAGGTGCTGGAGCTCCAAC GTAAATACGTGTACCAGCCGATGACCCCCGTAGAACAGCTTCCGAGCACGGAGATTCCTGCCAAACCCCGAGAGCCCACCAACACCATCCAGATCTCGGTCTCCCTCACGGAACACTTCTTGAAATTCGCGTCCGTCTTCCGGCCTCCCCTGCCCCGCGACTCCCCCAGGTATTGCACCATTTCCGACCTCTTCATCGACAGCTATCAGGTCAAGTGCATCAATGGGAAAATGTGCTACGTGCAGAAACAAGCCCTGCCCCATCCCCACCCCGCGAGCCCCGAGGACGTCTCTGCACACGATGCCTTAATTTCAAAAGAGAGCAATACACCAAAAATCAATCACTGCTCTTCTCCTTCGAGCTCCGAGGACTCGGGGATCAACGCGATTGGGGCTCACTACATGGAATCCTGTGACGAGGACACAGAGGAAGGAGCCGAGCTGAGTTCAGAGGAAGATTACAGCCCAGAGAGCAGTTGGGAGCCGGATGAATGCACCCTTCTGTCCCCCTCCCAGTCCGACCTGGAAGTCATTGAAACAATAGAAACCACTGTGTGA